The proteins below are encoded in one region of Acidimicrobiales bacterium:
- a CDS encoding sigma-70 family RNA polymerase sigma factor, translating into MALKIHIEPLPEALWARGDRNEVFEELYRRCHPQLVELCRRLLRGNGDAEALAQEAFVRAWLSWERFSGARPFWPWLATIARRLCIDYRRRLDRETRHLHVAAAIDERAPIAPDELLETDEEYKSAVLALQRLKPAEQRVITLRDLNGWSYDEIARFEGVTVESIRGSLKRARASLRQSYAKVAAGAPAAVALGPFRGVRRLIDRTATVANRPMVAAQSACLLDVAAAAVVAVLGIGAIPLAVPDGPAAPADIVAAPVGASGAQSGESSGVTTSPAGTSNASPRSAAAGSENGASSPRPLLPLDGVTAPEDAVFTAFTPSPSYQEDRTVYAVGTAGTGCAGATCPVLFKSVDGGASWTRLAATGLTGGTVMLPPSHASDGRIFIAGPLALSMSTNGGASFEAVTPVGGPAAMSPTFDGDHRILLGQAPGWEYADNLNAMRPSGLVVNSTSLTAFPAFSPQYAADGLVFIGATTAGSGGKQSAVFRCEKSLCGQQPAALPGVAGPPSLAVSPSLDRDGMVMAWRGDSLFRSDDRGASFAPTKLPIVGAVRAVAYDPTGRIFVAVRQTGEGVTSGGLLASADGGRTWQVAGGSTALGQGVETVAVLPDGRIMAGLSADGGRGLLCSKNGGETWGTRCTD; encoded by the coding sequence GTGGCGCTGAAGATTCACATCGAGCCCCTCCCCGAGGCCCTGTGGGCCCGTGGCGACCGCAACGAGGTCTTCGAGGAGCTCTACCGGCGCTGTCACCCCCAACTCGTCGAGTTGTGCCGACGGCTGCTCCGGGGCAACGGCGACGCCGAAGCCCTCGCACAGGAAGCCTTCGTCCGGGCGTGGTTGTCGTGGGAGCGGTTTTCCGGTGCCCGTCCGTTCTGGCCGTGGTTGGCCACGATCGCCCGGCGGCTCTGCATCGACTATCGCCGCCGGCTCGATCGCGAGACACGCCACCTTCACGTGGCGGCCGCTATCGACGAGCGAGCGCCGATTGCCCCTGACGAGCTGCTCGAAACCGACGAGGAGTACAAGTCGGCCGTCCTTGCCCTGCAAAGGCTGAAGCCCGCGGAGCAGCGGGTCATCACGCTGCGCGACCTGAACGGGTGGTCGTACGACGAAATCGCCCGTTTCGAAGGCGTTACGGTCGAGTCCATCCGCGGCTCGCTCAAGCGGGCTCGAGCCTCCTTGCGGCAGTCGTATGCGAAGGTGGCGGCAGGTGCTCCCGCTGCCGTTGCCCTGGGGCCGTTCCGGGGGGTCAGGCGGCTGATCGACCGCACGGCGACGGTGGCCAACCGCCCGATGGTGGCTGCTCAGTCCGCCTGCCTGCTGGATGTTGCCGCTGCCGCAGTCGTCGCCGTCCTTGGGATCGGTGCGATTCCGCTCGCTGTGCCCGACGGACCTGCCGCACCGGCCGACATCGTTGCCGCCCCGGTAGGGGCTTCCGGCGCACAAAGTGGCGAAAGCAGCGGCGTTACCACCAGCCCTGCTGGAACGTCGAACGCCTCTCCTCGCTCGGCGGCAGCCGGTAGCGAGAACGGCGCCTCCTCGCCGAGGCCGCTGCTGCCGCTCGACGGGGTGACTGCTCCTGAGGACGCGGTCTTCACGGCGTTTACTCCGTCTCCGTCCTATCAAGAGGACCGGACGGTCTACGCCGTGGGCACGGCGGGGACGGGATGCGCCGGCGCTACCTGCCCGGTGCTGTTCAAGTCGGTCGACGGCGGTGCCTCGTGGACACGCTTGGCGGCAACCGGCCTTACGGGCGGGACCGTGATGCTCCCACCGTCGCACGCCTCCGACGGCCGTATCTTCATCGCCGGGCCACTGGCTCTCAGCATGTCGACCAATGGTGGGGCTTCCTTCGAGGCCGTCACCCCCGTGGGTGGCCCCGCGGCGATGTCGCCGACGTTCGACGGTGATCATCGCATCCTGCTCGGGCAGGCGCCTGGCTGGGAGTATGCCGACAACCTGAACGCCATGCGCCCGTCCGGGCTCGTCGTGAACTCGACGTCGCTGACCGCGTTCCCGGCCTTCTCGCCGCAGTACGCAGCGGACGGCCTGGTGTTCATCGGCGCCACCACCGCCGGGTCGGGCGGGAAGCAATCGGCAGTGTTCCGCTGCGAGAAGTCGTTGTGTGGACAGCAGCCCGCGGCATTGCCGGGCGTGGCGGGGCCCCCGTCTCTCGCCGTCTCACCGAGCCTCGATCGCGACGGCATGGTGATGGCGTGGCGCGGTGACTCCCTCTTCCGGTCGGATGACCGAGGGGCGTCGTTCGCCCCGACCAAGTTGCCGATCGTGGGCGCCGTCCGCGCCGTCGCCTACGACCCCACCGGCCGAATCTTCGTCGCCGTGCGGCAAACGGGGGAAGGGGTGACGTCGGGGGGACTGCTCGCATCGGCCGACGGCGGGCGCACGTGGCAGGTTGCCGGGGGTTCGACCGCATTGGGCCAAGGCGTCGAGACGGTTGCGGTCTTGCCGGACGGCAGGATCATGGCCGGCCTGAGCGCTGACGGCGGTCGAGGCTTGCTGTGCTCGAAGAACGGGGGAGAAACGTGGGGCACTCGCTGCACCGACTAG